The sequence below is a genomic window from Sorangiineae bacterium MSr12523.
ATCTCCAGGTCGTCTTCACCGAGCTGCACGCCGGCTGGCTCGCGTGGGCCATGCAGGCCTACGACTATTACACGGTGGATCCGTCGGGTCGCGACCACTCGAAATTCTTCCACTTCCCGGTGACGGAGCTCAAGGAGCTGCCCAGCTTCTACATCAAGCGCCAGATCAAATGCTCCTTCATGTGGGATCCCATGGCGATCAAGAATCGCCACGAGACGGGGCTGGATTGCCTCGTGTGGGGCAACGACTATCCCCATATCGAGTCCACCTGGCCGTATTCGCAGGAGCGAATCGAGACGCAGTTTGCCGGCGTTCCCGAGGACGAGATCAACAGGATCGTCTACGAGAATGCCAAGAAGCTGTATCGCTTCACCGTTTGAAGGTTCGCGCGGGGGGGGGCCCGCTGCTCGATTCAAGTATTTGTTCCATTCTGAGAAGGAGTTCCAGTGGCTCAACCCAACGCACCGATATCCAGATATGGGACGGCCTCGAAGCAGCGCCGGCTCATCTCGACGGATTCCCACATTGCAGTTCCATTCCACGTGGCGGACGAGCTGCCGGAGAAATTCCGCAAGCAGGTTCCGCATCTCGACAGGCGTGCCGACGGCGTCTATCTGATGCGCCCCGACATGGCGACCATGATGTCCATCGAGGACGCGGGCAGCCAGCTGTTGGCAGGCATGAAGGTGGACCCGGACGACGAGGCCACCATGGCGCGATTGGCCATTGGCAATTCGCAATCCCATATCCAGCCGAGCCTCTATCCGAAAGGGCGCCTCGCCGACATGGAACGGGACGGTGTGGTGGGCGAGGTTCTCCTCGGCCAGGCCGCCGCCGTCGGATTCTTCGGCGGCAACGATCCCGAGACATCCATCGCCTGGTGTCAGCTCAATAACGATTGGTACGCCGACACCTACAAGGATTACCTCGGGCAATTCTCGCCGTCGATCATTCTGCCCGTGCCTGCCGGCATCGATGCCTGCGTGAAAGAGCTGGTGCGCGCCGCGGGGCTCGGGTTGCGGCCGCTGCTGATGCCCGACGTGCTTCCGCGAAAGCCGTGGTTCCTTCGCGAGTGGGATCCGCTTTGGGAGGCCTGCGCCAGCCTGAACGTGCCGGTGGCCCTGCACATCTCCGGCACGGGCATGCTCATGCCGTGGGTAACCATCAAGCCGGAGGAGAACCCGGCAGGTTCGCTGAACACGTGGATTGGCATGGCCGGCCACACGTCCGAATTGCTCGGCATGTTCGTGAACTCCGGTGTTCTCGAACGCCACCCGGACCTGCAAATCGTATTCACGGAGTTGCATGCCGGCTGGCTCGCCTGGGCAATGCACCTCTACGACCACTACACGACGGATCCGGTGAATCGCAACCAGGCGATCCACTTCGGATATCCCGTGACGAACCTGAAAGAGCTGCCGAGCTATTACATCAAGCGGCAGGTCAAGTGCTCGTTCCTATGGGATCCCATGGCGATCAAGACTCGCCACGAGGTCGGCCTGGATTGCCTCATGTGGAGCAACGACTATCCGCACACGGAATCGATGTGGCCGGATTCGCAAGCGCTCATCGAGAAGCAGTTCGCCGGCGTCCCCGAAGAAGAAATCACCCAATTGGTCTACGAAAACGCAAAGAAGCTTTATCGCTTCACGGTGTAACGAAGGATCGAGCGGCTCCCTCGGGAAGCCGCTCGATGCATTTAAGACGCTAAAGAATGATGAATTGAACATGAAGGCGGGAAGGCGGGAAGGTTCAAGATTATTCATTCGCCAAATAAGCGAACTGGAAACCCTCTTGAACCTTCCCGCCTTCCCGCCTTCATGTGAATTCTCTCTCAGTAGTTCACCGACTTCGACAGGCCGTGCGGATCGCGTGAGGACGTTGCCGCGGTGAAGGTGTAGGTGCCTCGGTTGATCTTCCAGGCGTGGGTGGCGACGTCCCATGTGGCGAGGCGCTTGGCGGGGAAGGAAATACGGATTTCCTCGGATCGGCCTGGCTGAAGCGAGACCT
It includes:
- a CDS encoding amidohydrolase, which translates into the protein MAQPNAPISRYGTASKQRRLISTDSHIAVPFHVADELPEKFRKQVPHLDRRADGVYLMRPDMATMMSIEDAGSQLLAGMKVDPDDEATMARLAIGNSQSHIQPSLYPKGRLADMERDGVVGEVLLGQAAAVGFFGGNDPETSIAWCQLNNDWYADTYKDYLGQFSPSIILPVPAGIDACVKELVRAAGLGLRPLLMPDVLPRKPWFLREWDPLWEACASLNVPVALHISGTGMLMPWVTIKPEENPAGSLNTWIGMAGHTSELLGMFVNSGVLERHPDLQIVFTELHAGWLAWAMHLYDHYTTDPVNRNQAIHFGYPVTNLKELPSYYIKRQVKCSFLWDPMAIKTRHEVGLDCLMWSNDYPHTESMWPDSQALIEKQFAGVPEEEITQLVYENAKKLYRFTV